A single window of Aquarana catesbeiana isolate 2022-GZ linkage group LG10, ASM4218655v1, whole genome shotgun sequence DNA harbors:
- the LOC141111392 gene encoding uromodulin-like, translating to MKTTLLLSVLCAVMAVAASLTCGGVTCATDEICNNITNTCECNTTFYTFTSGSRPSPNLTCTGAKFNIQVSKCWLEAQGYNTSYITLNGTNSECFAVREFVDGNSEMTLHYPVTNSTCNTVHVINSTHVTYTNQLSFFAKTNPIRVANDAVMNISCSYPLYINVALNVTLRPILGTTVITGPTGNGSYAAVMMAYKDSSYATTLKDSDTLTVEDIIYLSVQVPGLDVNTFKLKVVNIYASATDSSTQKYYLLQNGCPSSQISSDQLTQTYNGNGTESRFAMKVFQITSSNTVYLYADLSLCTTDCTPTCSPQSKSDVSPDIAGRVSIYLDASEANYYLDNSSARGFSMPWTLSALIFSWILVKLM from the exons ATGAAGACAACACTACTGCTATCTGTACTGTGCGCTGTCATGGCTG TGGCTGCGTCTCTGACCTGTGGAGGTGTTACCTGTGCTACAGATGAGATTTGTAACAATATTACTAATACCTGCGAGTGCAATACAACTTTCTACACATTTACATCAG GAAGCCGTCCATCTCCAAATCTTACTTGTACTGGAGCAAAGTTCAATATACAAGTGTCAAAATGTTGGTTGGAAGCACAAGGTTATAATACGTCCTATATAACACTGAATGGCACCAACTCCGAGTGTTTTGCAGTAAGAGAGTTTGTAGATGGGAATTCGGAGATGACCCTTCATTATCCAGTGACAAATTCTACCTGTAACACAGTTCATGTG ATAAATTCAACCCACGTCACATACACAAATCAGCTGTCGTTTTTTGCCAAGACTAATCCAATCCGAGTAGCAAATGACGCTGTCATGAATATTTCCTGCTCTTACCCGCTGTATATAAATGTCGCTCTTAATGTGACTCTGCGCCCAATACTCGG GACCACAGTAATAACCGGCCCTACAGGAAATGGAAGTTATGCAGCTGTAATGATGGCCTATAAAGATAGCTCATATGCGACCACTCTCAAAGACTCCGACACCCTGACTGTGGAAGATATTATTTACCTTTCAGTGCAAGTACCAGGTCTGGATGTGAACACCTTTAAACTCAAAGTGGTGAATATTTATGCCTCTGCTACCGATTCAAGCACCCAAAAGTACTATCTTCTTCAGAACGG GTGCCCATCTAGCCAAATATCTTCTGACCAGCTAACACAAACTTACAATGGAAATGGCACTGAATCTCGCTTTGCTATGAAAGTCTTCCAGATTACCAGTTCTAACACCGTCTATCTCTATGCCGATCTTTCACTCTGCACTACTGATTGTACCCCG ACCTGCAGCCCTCAATCCAAGTCAGATGTTTCCCCGGACATTGCAGGAAGAGTCAGCATCTATTTGGATGCAT CTGAAGCCAATTACTATTTAGATAACAGTTCTGCCAGAG